A genomic region of Fodinisporobacter ferrooxydans contains the following coding sequences:
- the leuD gene encoding 3-isopropylmalate dehydratase small subunit, which yields MSREQISGFGLPLLRNNIDTDQIIPARFCYQPKRIGHGGSLFGDWRLDPSFVLNDPSYSGATILVAGREFATGSSREYAVWAIKDYGFKVVIAQSFGDIFYKNAIINDLLPLKTTEQGIESLWSILSRNPKTLIKIDLENETISIEECKLPAIIDQHYKRKYILNLDDIAQTLEDIECINEYESRNIHLTTTLHKGVSLTSAKSK from the coding sequence ATGAGCAGAGAACAAATTAGTGGATTCGGTCTTCCTTTGTTGAGAAACAATATTGATACGGATCAGATTATTCCTGCACGCTTTTGCTATCAACCAAAACGTATTGGACATGGTGGATCATTGTTTGGTGATTGGCGTCTAGACCCATCCTTTGTATTAAACGATCCAAGTTACTCTGGTGCTACTATTTTAGTTGCTGGACGTGAATTTGCTACTGGTTCATCACGAGAATATGCGGTTTGGGCGATCAAAGACTATGGTTTTAAAGTTGTTATTGCACAAAGTTTTGGTGATATTTTTTATAAAAATGCAATTATTAACGACCTGCTGCCATTAAAAACGACCGAGCAAGGAATTGAATCATTGTGGAGTATCCTAAGTCGTAATCCTAAAACATTGATTAAAATTGATCTAGAAAATGAAACTATTAGTATTGAAGAATGTAAACTGCCTGCTATTATTGATCAACACTATAAGAGGAAATATATTCTCAATCTAGATGATATTGCCCAAACCCTCGAGGACATTGAGTGTATTAATGAATATGAATCAAGAAATATACACTTAACCACTACTTTACATAAAGGAGTAAGTCTCACTAGTGCTAAATCTAAATAA
- a CDS encoding FAD/NAD(P)-binding protein, producing MSKLLRISIIGSGPRGMSVLERLVARLIKLENGEKVEIFLIDDGHIGTGRIWSTEQSPFLLMNTVAQEISAFSGMWDGKEARPGNGPSFAQWWQMHHDDYSQFGGYAPRAYYGEYLLYVLSAIERTLPPFVTLHKVSARVESLDEINASQLLHLSNDQELEVDRTVLATGHPINRLQALEKTIYDFASTTPDVTFIQGDSVADMDLSSIEPNQKVGIIGMGLTFYDLMVELTIGRGGRFIKKDDGSMIYCPSGREPRIYAGSRSGMPVPVRGRNQKPFNYEYHPVIFTQERALNIRQHGDVYFDRDVLPLLEAEITLVYAETKLRREKGELVAQLLRENVIKYHVDSVEGVNTLAFILGLSYPIAINIYHLADPFKGCMFPSIGAFNETLYSVLAADYAEAMHGNIGSPIKAALDVIRNTRSVIRSFVDFGGLNPNSHQFEFINKFNPVSGFLSAGPPAFRSLQLQALMRANIVTVVGPSIKLEPSSTNNCIYISSPNVHNSAVALNVVIDARIPTTDINRDCSNLTQSLINNGIFIPFVNKNDDIEFETGGVNVTPSPFHPIRANGTIADRLYVLGIPTEHTRWFMQSGSSRPHKWIDFMIDADAIAADILQGSDESGEYDANSDKNQYCAIARAL from the coding sequence ATGAGTAAATTGCTACGAATTTCCATAATTGGTAGTGGTCCCCGCGGTATGTCAGTACTTGAAAGATTAGTAGCCCGTTTAATTAAATTAGAAAATGGGGAGAAAGTTGAAATTTTCCTAATTGATGATGGACATATAGGTACTGGGAGAATATGGTCTACCGAACAATCTCCTTTTCTTCTCATGAACACCGTAGCTCAAGAAATTTCAGCTTTCTCTGGAATGTGGGACGGTAAGGAAGCTCGTCCTGGTAATGGTCCTTCTTTTGCCCAATGGTGGCAAATGCACCATGATGATTATTCACAATTTGGTGGCTATGCACCTCGTGCATATTATGGGGAATACTTGCTGTACGTTTTATCGGCTATAGAGCGTACTCTTCCGCCTTTTGTTACTTTGCATAAAGTATCAGCTCGCGTAGAAAGCTTGGACGAAATAAATGCATCTCAATTGTTACATCTCTCTAATGATCAAGAACTAGAGGTTGATAGGACAGTTTTAGCAACGGGACATCCGATTAACCGGTTACAAGCCCTTGAAAAAACAATATATGATTTTGCATCTACTACACCTGATGTCACCTTTATCCAGGGAGACTCAGTAGCTGACATGGATTTATCGTCTATTGAGCCGAACCAAAAAGTTGGCATCATCGGTATGGGATTAACCTTTTATGATCTAATGGTTGAACTTACTATAGGGCGCGGGGGGAGGTTCATAAAAAAGGATGATGGTTCAATGATATATTGTCCATCTGGCCGAGAGCCACGTATATACGCAGGGAGTCGTAGTGGAATGCCCGTCCCAGTACGTGGTCGTAATCAGAAGCCGTTTAATTATGAATATCACCCAGTAATCTTTACTCAAGAGCGCGCTTTAAATATCCGTCAACACGGGGATGTATACTTTGATCGTGATGTTTTACCGTTACTAGAAGCTGAAATAACTCTAGTTTATGCTGAGACAAAATTACGCCGTGAAAAGGGTGAATTGGTAGCACAGCTATTACGCGAAAATGTTATTAAATATCATGTAGATTCTGTAGAAGGTGTTAATACACTCGCTTTTATACTTGGACTCTCCTATCCAATAGCCATTAATATCTATCATCTCGCGGATCCCTTTAAAGGATGTATGTTTCCATCTATTGGAGCATTCAACGAGACGTTGTATTCTGTACTTGCAGCTGACTATGCTGAAGCAATGCATGGCAATATTGGTTCTCCAATAAAAGCGGCACTTGATGTGATTCGCAACACGAGATCAGTGATTCGTTCATTTGTTGATTTCGGTGGGCTTAATCCTAATTCACATCAATTTGAGTTCATAAATAAATTTAATCCTGTTAGCGGTTTTCTTTCCGCAGGGCCACCAGCCTTTCGTAGTCTACAGCTTCAAGCTTTGATGAGGGCGAATATTGTAACCGTAGTGGGACCCTCAATTAAGCTTGAACCTTCTAGTACCAATAATTGTATTTATATATCTTCACCGAATGTACATAACTCTGCTGTAGCCCTTAATGTTGTAATTGATGCAAGAATCCCGACAACCGATATTAATCGTGATTGTTCAAATTTGACTCAATCACTTATTAATAATGGTATTTTTATACCATTTGTTAATAAAAATGATGATATTGAATTTGAAACAGGAGGCGTTAATGTTACGCCATCTCCATTTCACCCAATTAGAGCAAATGGAACAATAGCTGACAGGCTATATGTACTTGGCATTCCAACGGAACACACACGTTGGTTTATGCAATCTGGTAGCAGCCGTCCTCATAAATGGATTGATTTCATGATAGATGCAGACGCAATTGCTGCTGATATTCTTCAAGGGAGCGATGAATCAGGTGAATATGATGCCAACTCGGACAAAAACCAGTATTGTGCAATTGCTAGAGCGTTATAA
- the leuC gene encoding 3-isopropylmalate dehydratase large subunit, protein MANTLLEKIWQSHCVKHLGDTEDLIYFDMHLLHEINTPQAFDSLRADKRIVRRPDLTVATEDHNTPTRSIEALQGDVLRRQQVDLLRHNCSEFGIPLYKLGEPGQGITHVIAPEQGLVLPGTTLVCCDSHTTTHGALALLAFGIGTSQVEHVLATQTLRFQKFKSMRITVENSLRANISAKDLALYIIRHIGTGGGIGYVIEYTGNAIHSLSMEARMTLCNMSVEAGASAGIIGVDDVTIDYLRKIFVSNGRPPLEEEIERWRTFVSNSDAIFDKEIVIDAAVVNENVTWGTNPSQNICFNERIPDFTDYSDTSQQQAAKRALEYMKLKPGQSLQDILIDKVFIGSCTNGRIEDLRVVAGILEGRSVYLNVDMVIVPGSIKVRDQAIREGLDKIFKEAGADFRSLPGCSMCCGLNEDSMREGQRSVSTSNRNFEGRQGTGAMTHIASPAVAAASAIMGRIACPSDL, encoded by the coding sequence ATGGCTAATACTTTACTTGAAAAAATCTGGCAGTCCCATTGTGTGAAGCATTTAGGAGATACTGAGGATTTGATTTATTTTGATATGCATTTGTTGCATGAAATTAATACTCCTCAAGCGTTTGATAGTTTGCGTGCTGATAAACGGATAGTGCGACGGCCAGATTTAACTGTAGCAACCGAAGATCACAACACGCCAACTCGTTCAATTGAAGCACTACAAGGTGATGTGCTACGCAGACAACAGGTTGATTTATTGCGTCATAATTGTTCTGAATTTGGTATCCCTTTATACAAGCTCGGTGAACCTGGTCAAGGTATTACACACGTAATTGCACCTGAGCAGGGGCTTGTGCTTCCTGGTACAACACTAGTCTGCTGTGACTCACACACAACTACGCATGGCGCATTGGCTTTACTTGCGTTTGGTATTGGCACAAGCCAAGTTGAACACGTGTTGGCAACCCAAACTTTAAGATTTCAAAAGTTCAAGTCTATGCGTATCACAGTAGAAAATAGTCTACGAGCAAACATTTCAGCAAAAGATTTGGCACTGTATATTATTCGCCACATAGGTACAGGTGGTGGTATTGGGTATGTCATAGAATATACAGGCAATGCAATTCATTCGCTCAGCATGGAAGCTCGTATGACATTGTGTAACATGTCAGTAGAAGCAGGTGCAAGTGCAGGAATTATAGGTGTTGATGACGTTACCATAGACTATCTACGTAAGATATTCGTATCCAATGGGCGTCCACCTTTAGAGGAAGAAATTGAAAGATGGCGTACTTTTGTAAGCAATTCTGACGCAATTTTTGATAAAGAAATTGTAATTGATGCCGCCGTAGTCAATGAGAACGTTACATGGGGTACAAATCCGTCTCAAAATATCTGTTTCAATGAAAGAATTCCAGATTTCACTGATTATAGTGATACAAGTCAGCAACAGGCAGCTAAGCGTGCTCTCGAATATATGAAACTGAAGCCAGGTCAATCTCTCCAAGACATCTTGATAGATAAAGTATTTATCGGATCTTGTACTAATGGACGCATAGAGGATTTGCGAGTTGTTGCAGGAATCTTGGAGGGGCGATCTGTTTATTTAAATGTGGATATGGTGATCGTTCCTGGCTCCATTAAAGTGCGAGACCAGGCAATTCGTGAAGGACTGGATAAAATATTCAAAGAGGCTGGGGCGGACTTCCGTTCTTTACCGGGTTGTTCAATGTGTTGTGGTCTTAATGAAGATAGTATGAGGGAAGGGCAACGATCTGTCTCGACCAGTAATCGAAATTTTGAGGGACGACAGGGAACAGGTGCAATGACGCATATTGCTTCACCTGCTGTGGCAGCAGCCAGTGCGATCATGGGGCGAATTGCTTGTCCATCAGATTTATAA